The genomic DNA TTATATGATGAGGATCTCTGGCCAAGTGGAAATGCAGGTGGTCAGATTGCAGGAATGAAAGATGAATACAGATCAACATATCTATGTGCTGTACTATTACAGGAAGGGGAGATATTACCTCCATTAAGGGAAGAAGAAACTATACGATATGCCTACAGAATAGTCAATAGAAACGGTCTTCTACTTAAAGATTTTGAACCCATATCAATTGAGGATATTGAAAAAATAAGTGGTGAACGACTTGTTATGGTGAAAGGATATGCAAAGAGAACATCTTGGTGGAGCGGAGAGTCATACGCCAATCTACTTCATCCTGAAGCGATGAAAAAATTTATAGAACTGACCTATGAGAAGTATTATAAAAAATTAGGTAAAGAGTTTGGTAAAAGGATACCTGGTATATTTACAGATGAACCTCATATAAGAGCAGCGAAATCTCCTGGACTTCCCTGGTATGAAGGGATACCGGAAATATATAGAAAATGGACAGATAGGGATTTCTGGAATGACCTTCCATATCTATATTTTGATGGAGAAGAATCCTATTATATACGATTACTTATCTACAGAACATTGCACCGACAGTTTATAGAAGCATACAGCAAGCAAATTTATCAGTGGTGTGATAGACATAATATTGCCTATACAGGACATTATCTAATGGAAGATACTTTTGCCCAACAGATGGAAAGTAGTTATGGTAGTGTAATGTTACACTATAAATACCAGCATATTCCAGGTATAGACCACTTATGCAGGCAAATAGATAAAAACATCCCTATGCTTTTTACCATCAAACAGGTCTCTTCATCTGCCAGACAGACAGGAAGGAGGTATGTACTTTCAGAGATATTTGGCGTAAGCAGGCATACCAACACATTTCAGGATTTTAAGTGGCTGGGCGATTTTGACCTCGTATTAGGAGTTACCTTTTTCTGTCCCCATCTTAGTTGGTATTCAGGTAAAGGTAAGAGAAAACGTGACTATCCCCCTGTCTGGAACTATCAACAGACCTACTGGAAGGAACTTCCTGTGTTGAATGATTATTTTACCCGTATAGCAGTTGCACTTACTTCAGGCAGACCAGATGTAAAGATACTACTTCTTCATTCCATAGAGAGTGCAATATCCAGAAGTAGAGTTGGAGTAATATCCAAGAAGGCAGGAGATGATATTCCAGTAGATGATATAAAAGAAGCGGATGAATTAGATGGTGAAATGAGAAAAGCACTGGAAGCGATTTTAAATACTGGATATGACTGTGACCTCGGTGATGAGAACTTCATAGAAGATATGGGAAAAGTTAAAGGTAAGGAGTTTATTATAGGAAAGATATCTTATAAAATAGTAATAATCCCTCCTTCTTATACATGGAGAGAAAAAACTGTATCTCTTCTGGAGCAATTTGCTAAAAATGGCGGTATATTAATTATTCTCGGTAAGCCACCAGAAGAGATAGAAGGAAAAGATAACAAAGAGAAGTGGCATAAAATCCTTAAAAACAAAAATGTTTATTGTTTACCCAACTCTATAGAATCAATCCAGAATATTATTACAGCATTACATCCCTCAAACTATACATTAAGACCTCTTGATGGTAGATACTATACAAAAACATACATTCAACACAGAATAGATGGAAAAGAAGAGATATTTTTTATAGTAAATTCTGATAGGGAAGATGAAAGACACTATATACTTACCATAGAAAATGCAGGTAATAGAAAACTATTGAAACTGGAACCAACGACGGGGAAGATGTATATAGCAGATATAAAGGAAGATGGCGATAGTATTGTATATAAATTTACACTGGCTCCTGCAGGGTCTATATTGCTTTTACTTTCCCCAGATTATAGAAATACATCTAAAGAGAAAAAAATGCAGAATTTAGAAAATGCAGATATTATAAAACTACCTTCTCCATTTGAATTCGAACGGCAAGATGAAAATGTACTTGTGCTTGACAGGATGAGTTTTTCATTTGATGGGAAGCACTTTGAAGAAGAAAAGCCGGACTGGCGAGTAAGGAAAGAAATAGCAAGATATTTTGGAGTAGAAGAGGCGTTATACTGGCAACCATGGGTAGCGATAAAAAAAGGGATATTTGAAGGCAAAGGTGGAGAGATTATTTTAAGGTACAGGTTTATAAGTGAAATAGAGAAACCCAAAAGTTCGCTTGTTATAGAAGATATGCAGAAAGGGAAGGTATATATTAATGGCAAGGAAATTCCAGTAGATGAGAAACATTTGGAATGGCACTGGGACAGAAGTTTCAAAAAAATAAAGATAACAGAGTATGTCAGTAGAGGAGAGAACATTATTGACTTTAAAGTAAAATATGATTTTCTTACAGAGATAGAACCCGCATATATTGTAGGCGATTTTGGAGTAAAACTTATAGACCCTTATAGAGGGAAATTAACAGAAGAACCAAAGGTATTGGAGATGGGTTCATGGGTACATCAGGGCTATCCTTTTTACAGCGGAAGAATGCTCTATAAGGCAACGTTCAATATACGTAGAAGAAAAAAACAGGTTTTTGTAAAACTTTCTAATCCATCAGGTATTCTATTTAAAGTAAATGTAAATGGGAAAGGAGCAGGAAAGATTTTGTGGCAACCATATATACTTGACATCACAAAATTTGTAAGGGATGGGAATAATACTATTGCTGTTGAACTTATATCTTCTCTTCAGAATACATGGGGACCACTACATGAAAAAGATGGAGATGATAATCTCTGGTGTGGAAATAATGCCTTTACAGAAGAGAAAGTAATAAAAGAAGAATTCTCTCTATTTAATTACGGTATAGAGGGGTTAGAAATACTTCTATGGTAAACTATTGCTTTGAACCGAATAGATACCTTTTAAGATTGCTTTCAGAGACAATATCCATATTAGTAAATTGAATACCATATATATAAAGATTTCTATATTTCCCTGTATTCTTTATGATAAAGGATGCTTTAAAATCAAGTTTGGAATGGCGATAAGGGAAACTGGTCTCTACATCATAGGAAATATCCTGTTCAAGTTGCTCAGATGTTTCTATCCTTGCTCCCTTTGTACTTATATTCAATATAGTACCTTTTATAATATGCCTTTTCCTAAACATCCCTGCTGTGTAAAAAATAGTTGCGGGTAAAGCAGGTGTTTCAAACCTTAGTTCTCTTCTTCTCTCTACTTCAATATTTGTCTCTGCTGTCACCATCGCCCTTGAAGGTGGCTGAAAAAATGTCTTCCCTGCTATGAAGTATTTACTACCTTTATATTCAAAGAATATCTCTCCCCGCTTTCCCATCTCTGCAGTTATTAAAGGAGAGTCCGGATTAAATTCAAAAATAATCTTTCTTTTGGGAAGGTCTATATCTGCAATTTTCCCTTCAATGATGGAGTTATCTATATAGAGAAAAGCATTTTTTACTTCCTCTAACCTTATCTCCACAAAAAAATTATACCTCTTTAATAAAAAAAGTGCAAGAGAGAGAAGGTATGGATTTAAAAATCAATTAATGGTAAAATAATAATTTATAAAAAAAGGTGCAGGAGATGGAAATCAGGGTAAGACCTGGATATATCATTGATGGTTATATATTAGAAGAGATGGTTGGCTCCGGTGGATTTGCAACTGTCTATAAAGCAAGAAGTATAGAGCCTATTCCACAATTTTACTCAATAATAGCAATTAAGGTATTACATCCGAGACGACTGGACAGATGGCAAATAAGAAGATTCGTAAAAGAAGTAAAAATGGCTACTATGCTTGAACATCCAAATATAGTTAAGGTATTTGGGATAAGAAAACAGGAGGGCAACTACTTCAGTTTTATGGAATTTCTAGATACAGACCTTTTAAAAGCAATCAGAACAAAACCTGAACTTTTTAATCACGAAAATATAGTAGAAATAATAAAAAAAGCAGGATATGGACTTGAATATATACATAGGAATGGTATTATCCATAAGGATGTTAATCCATCAAATATACTTCTTTCCTACTCAATGGATAAAATCAAAATGACTGATTTTGGATTAGCAACAAAAAAATTGTTTTTCCTGCATCATTTAAAACAGGAGAACAGTCCTGGGGGAGGAACTGAAGGTTATATCGCTCCTGAAAGGATGAAAGGACTACCTGTAGATATAAGGTCTGATATCTACTCTTTTGGTAAAACAATTCAGAGGGTATATTCTGAACTTGGATTTGAAATACCGGAGAATATAAAATATGTTATTGATATATCTACAAAATCCGAACCTAAAGAACGATTTATTGATATGAGAGAATTACTTTATTTCCTTGATAGATAAAACTTATGGAAGATAAAAAGAAAATATCTTATTAATATTCTACTTTTAAGTTATTCTATATGAAGATTTTATATTCTGAGGAGTTTCTTGGATATCGTGAACCAGGACATCCTGAATCTCCTGAAAGAGTAAAGGTAATAAAGGATTTTTTACAAAAAAAAGAGATAGGAGATTTTATTTCCCCTAATCCATGTACTGAAGAAGATATATTACTAGCACATACAGAAGAGTTAGTAAAAAAAGTAAAGGAAAACCTCTTTTATGACTCTGATACTCCAAATATCCATAATATCTACTACTATGCCACATTATCCTGTGGTTCTGCAATTAATGCTGCTTCTATTGCTATTAATGGAGATATTGCATTCTCACTTGCCAGACCACCTGGACATCATGCAGGTAGAAATAGGTTAGGGGGTTTCTGCTATTTCAATAATATGGCAGTTGCAGTAAAAAAAACACTAAAAGAACATAGATTAAAAATTGCTGTAGTAGATATAGATGGGCACCATGGTAACGGGACAGAAGAGATATTGAAAGGAGAAGAAAATATAATATATATCTCTTTACATCAATACCCTGCATTCCCTGGCACAGGTATATCCTCTTTTAGTAATTGTTATAATTTCCCGATATTTCCAGATAGCACACCAGAAAATTATCTTCAGAAATTTGAAAAGGCAGTGGATATAATTAAAAAGTTTTCTCCTGACCTGTTAGGTATATCTCTCGGTCTGGATGCTCACCATTCAGACCCATTACTAAATATGCCTCTTGAAGATAAACACTATTACGAAATGGCAAAAAAAATATCTCTAATAACAGAAAATATTTTTATTTTGCTTGAAGGAGGTTATAATGTAAATACAGTGGGAAATACCTGTTATTGCTTTATCAATGGACTTGTTTCTGAAAGGAATAAAAAATGAACATAGAAGAGTTAACAAAGCAAAGAAGAGTTGTGATAACAGATGGAAGTATGGGAACTTATCTTGAAATCCTCGGATACAAAGGAAAAACCCCAGAACTCGCCGTTATTGAAAACCCTGACCTTATAAGAAAAATCCATATAGAGTATATTGAAGCAGGGGCACAGATTATACTTACAAATACTTTTGGTGCTAATGGATTGCGACTTAGCAAAAAGGGTATGTATGGAAAGATAACGGATATAAATTCAAGGGCAGTAGAAATTGCTGTTGACGCAAAACAAGGAAAAGATACTATCATCGCTGGAGATATAGGACCAACGGGAGAACTCCTTGAACCCTACGGAAATCTTATAACTGAAGAAGCGCGTGATGTCTTTGTACAGCAGGCAACGATATTAACTGAAGCAGGTGTGGATTTTATCCTCCTTGAGACATTCCAGGACCTTGAAGAATTAAAAGTTGCTTTCAGTTCTATTAGAGAAAATCTTAATTGTTTTGTGCTTCCTTCTATAACCTTAACATCAGGAGATAATCCTAAAACACTTATGGGACAGGGACTGGAAGACATAGTGAAATTTGCTGAAAGAGAAAAAATTGGAGTTCTTGGAATAAATTGTGGAATTTCAAGTAAAGAGATGGTAAAAGTAGTTAAAAAATTAAAAGATATCACAGATATCCCTCTATGGATAAAACCCAACGCAGGACAACCATATCTTGATAAGGAGAAAGTTATCTATCCTGAATGTGTTGAAGAGTTTGTCAGCAATTGTCTCCAGATGGTAGAAGACGGGGTAAGATTTATAGGTGGATGTTGCGGAACCACGCCACAGTACATAAAACTCTTAAAGGCAGGAATAGATGAAAATAGTTGAAGTGGTTTTTGATATTCCTGTTGATAAACCATTTTCTTATCTTGCAGGCAAATTTTCAGAAAATATATGCAGAGGTGTACGGGTTTGTGCTCCCTTTGGGAAACAAAAAAAAGTAGGGCTGGTTATTTCTGTCAAAGATATTACAGATGCAGATATAAACACCTATAAAAATATTCTTTCTGTGTATGATACTCTTCCTCTTTTGAATGATGCCCTTTTCACTCTATCTGATTTTATCTCAAAGAAATACTTTTCCTCTTTAGGACAGACACTCTTTGCTATGATAGGAGGCCTTCCACTGAAATATAAACATTCCATCATATCATTAACTAATAAAGAGGACTCTATCTGTCAGAGTTATAGCAAGAAATATCTTCTCTTCCCGAAAGATGTAAAGAGGAAAGAAATATATATAAAGATTATCCAATCAGTACAGAATGGTTCAATACTCCTGTTATTCCCTGAAGTATCTCTCGCTGAAGAATATTACAGGGAAATCTTTAACACATACAGAAACAGAGTAGTTTTATTCCATTCTGAATTGAAAAAGGATGCAAAGATAGCCATATGGCTGAAAATGTTAACAGAAAAGAATCTCATTGTTATCGGAACAAGGATTGCTGTATTTTCTCCTGTGGCAGATATAAAAACAATCATAATAGACAGGGGAAATGACCATGCTTATAATGAACAACAAACCCCTAAATACAACACTTTTGAAGTTGCGGAGTTCAGATGCAAGTTTTACCGAATACCTTTTATTATAGGAGAAACAGCCCTCTCTATAAGAGAATATCTTGATATCCATAAACATAACTATTCAAGTGAGGTCCATAATAAAGAGAAATTACCGTCTATATATACTGTATTTATAAGCAGAAAAACAGTTGATAAAGACATTTCATTTTTTGCAACAGATACAGTTTCAATCTTAGAGGAGACACTACTTAAAAAAGGAAAGGTTGCTGTTATACATAACAGTAAAGGTACTTCCAGAATACTGAGATGTGAAAAATGTGAATATAAGTTTCCATGTGATACCTGTAGTTATCCTACGGTTCTATCAGAAGACGGGAAAAATCTACTGTGCAGATTCTGTAAAACAACCATACCTTTTGAAAAAAAGTGCCCTGCCTGTAAAAGTAAAAGAGTGGAGGAAAGGGTATATGGTATTGAAAAGATATTCAGGGTATTAAAAACATTTTATCCTGATTTTAAAATTACAAAATTTACAAGTGGAATGAATACCTATGAGGACTCTGATATTGTTATTGGTACAATTGCCATTAAGAAAATTTTTATGAGATATAGATTTTCTCTTGTAATTATAATAAATGGAGAGAGTTTCCTTAATACCCCTGACTATAACAGCGAAGAGAAGTTTTTAATTACTATCAATGAGATAAAAGGGCTTATAGATAATCCTGAATGTAAAATTCTTATACAGACAAGAAGCCCAAACCTTGAAATATACAGAGCTCTGGTTGAGAATAACCCGGAAATATTTTACAGTAAAGAAATATCTGTAAGAAAACAACTTCTTTATCCGCCATTTTCAGAGATGATAAAAATAGAGATAAAAGGTACCAGAAAAGATGTTTTTGAACGCAAGAAAAGGTTGGTGGAGGAGTATATAAAGGAAAAAGGATATGAACTATTTTATTCTGGCCCTTCTTTCCCACCCGTAAAAAAAGGAAAGGGTATCTGGAAATATCTTTTAAGATTCAGAGATAACTTTGATAGAGAAGAGATAAAAAAGTTGGTCTCTGAATTAGATGCAACAGTAGAAGTCAATCCTGAACAGATTTAATGGTTATAAGTTGTATTAAATACCCTATATCATATATCACTACCTACGTCCCCAGTTCCTCAAGAGATAGAAAAAGATTTAATGCTGTCTGGTTTCACTGTGTTTTAATATCCTTCTGATTTCTTGAATTTGCTGGAAGAATCATAGCAGTACTATCCTTTTACAACTGCATACTTACTTTGTCATAAGGAAACAATCCATTGCCAGAGAGATTACTTTTGAGAAATGCAGGGTTATTTACATCTGTAATAAAAAAATGATACAATTTATTTACAGGGCGGTTAGCTCAGCTGGATAGAGTGCTACGTTGACATCGTAGAGGTCGCAGGTTCAAGTCCTGCACCGCCCACTATAGTTCTTCGTTGAAAAAGGATTGAACCGAGACCTCCAAAGGGTAAGAGGGAAAAGTATTTTCCCTCGTGTATTCCGTATTGGGGGGAGGACTATATCAGGAAGGGGGAAGCACCCCCTCCTGAAGAGCAAAGCGAGAGGTCGCAGGTTCAAGTCCTGCACCGCCCACTACCTTTCTATATAAGATTCCTTCTCCTTTGAAGAAAGAAGGGTAGAACAAGTATAAACATTTAGCACAAATGAAAGAACTTTTTGAAACATCCGAAAAGAAAGATACTTTTAAAAACCAGCCACTTGCAATCAGAATGAGACCACAATCCATTTCTGATTTTGTAGGTCAGACACACATCATGAGAGAAGGTAAACCCCTCAGAAATATGATTGAACAGGATAAAATAACCTCTCTTATTTTTTATGGACCACCCGGTTGTGGTAAAACCGCTCTTGCTACTATTATAGCAAGACATACAAAAAATTATTTCCATCATCTTAATGCAGTAACCTCTACAGTTGCAGATGTAAGAGAGGTTATAGCAGTTGCTGAACAGCGACTAAAAGAAACGGGGAAGAAAACTATACTTTTCCTTGATGAAATAGCACACTTCAATAAACTCCAACAGGATGCTCTGATGAAAGATGTTGAAGAAGGGACTATCATCCTTATAGGTGCTACAACACACAACCCTTATTACTACATAAATACCCCTTTACTATCAAGAAGTACGGTATTCCAGTTTAATCCTCTTTCAGAAGATGAGGTAAAAAAAATATTAAAACGTGCAATTGTAGACAGTGAAAGAGGACTTGGAAATATAAAAATAGTAATTACTGAAGAGACACTCTCTTATATTGCAAAAGTTAGTGAAGGAGATGCGAGAAGAGCACTGAATATACTTGAATTATCCATACTATCTGTACCTTCAGAAAAAGGGATAAACATAACATATGATTCAGTAAAAGAAATTGTTCAGAATAAAATCATTGCCTACGATAGAGACGAAGACCAGCATTATGAGACAATCTCTGCCTTTATTAAAAGTATGCGTGGTTCTGACCCTGATGCTTCACTTTACTGGCTCGCAAAGATGATAGTCGGTGGAGAAGACCCACGTTTTATTGCGAGGAGAATGATTATCTTTGCTTCAGAAGATATAGGTAATGCAGAACCACAGGCACTCTCTATTGCTACAAATTGTTTCTATGCTGTAGATGTTGTTGGAATGCCTGAAGCAAAGATTATACTGGCTCAGACAGCGATATATCTTTCTACAGCACCAAAAAGTAATTCATCCTATAAGGCGATTGAAAATGCAATAGATGAGATTAAAAAAGAAAGGATAGTGGATATACCAGAACATCTAACCCAAAAAGGACAGAAAAAATATCTTTACCCTCATAATTTCCCAGAACATTATGTTCCGCAGATATATATGCCCTTGAATAAAATATTTTACATTCCTTCAGATTCAGGATATGAAAAGAAAATAAAGTTTTTTCTAAAGCATATAGAACGACTGAAAAATGACTATGAAAAGCGAAATCAGAAGGGAAATACTGGAGAGAAGAAAATATCTGGATGAAAACTTATGGATAGAAAAAAGTATAAAAGTCCAGAAAACACTGATAGAGAAGGATTTTTATAAAAACACCTCATCTATCCTCGTCTATTGTTATTTTGATAAAGAAGTAATGACAGATATTATCATAAATGACGCCCTTGAAAAAAATAAGGTGGTATGTATTCCCTATAATGAGTGGGAGGCCCAGACATTTATACCATCAAGGATATATTCAGTAGAGGATATAGATAGGACAAAAAAAATTCCCCAGCCGTTTAAAAAAAATCCATTCCCTCCTGAATCTATACAGGTTGCTATTATTCCTGGTGTTGCTTTTGATATATATGGCAGTAGAATAGGAATGGGGAAAGGTTTTTTTGATAAATTTCTTAAAATTGCTAACAGAGATATGCTGAAGGTTTCACTTGCCTTTGATTTTCAAGTTCTGGATAAAAAACTCCCTGTAGATATATGGGACCAGAAGGTGGATATTATAATAACTGAAACAAGAGTTATAAAAACGAGTATATAATGGCAAAGAAACTTATATATAAAGAACTTACAAAACTTATAAGAACAAAACCAGTTATTCTTATTGTCACACTTCACCCTGATGGCACTGTTAATGCTGGCACTTTTGGGGCATATACAAACCTTTCTTCTGACCGTATAGGCATTTCTATATGGAAGACAAGCCATACCTGTAAAAATATAAAAAGGACAGGAGAATTTACTGTAAATGTTCTCACAAGAAACATTGCTTCCGCTTCTGAAATATGTGCTGAAGAAATACCTACTTCTAAAAGTGAGATTGAAATTGCAGGACTTACTACCTTACCATCAAAGAAAGTAAAAACTCCTATAGTAAAAGAATGCGTGGCAAACCTTGAATGTATATTTGAAAAGAGAATAGAGATAGGATATTATAATTTTATCATTGCAAAATGTATTATTGGACACATAGAACAGAAATTTATTGATATTGATGGAGGTCTGGATGTTATAAAAGCAAAGGTGATATATAACATAAGATACCCTGAACCACTTTATGCTGTACTATCCAAACCTTTTAAAATTTAAACTCTCCAATATCTTTCCTTTCAAGAGAGATAGGGTAGAGTGGAAGGAGTAAAAATGGAAGAAAATAAAGAACTGGTTGAAAATCCTGATTATCCGCTACACCTTACAGATGAAAATTTTGAAGAAGCAATAAAAAAGTATAATGTAATCGTAGTGGACTTCTGGGCATCATGGTGTATGCCCTGTAAAATGATAGCCCCTGCAATAGAAAATCTTGCAAAGAAACTTAAGGGGAAAGTTGTTTTTGGTAAACTTAATGTTGATGAAAGTCCTTCTGTACCATCAAAGTTCAATATAATGTCAATTCCAACACTTATTGTTTTTAAAGATGGTAATGTTGCAGGAACCTTTATAGGTACAATGCCTGAACATATTCTTGAAGAGAAAATTCTATCAGTTATATG from bacterium includes the following:
- a CDS encoding PilZ domain-containing protein — protein: MEIRLEEVKNAFLYIDNSIIEGKIADIDLPKRKIIFEFNPDSPLITAEMGKRGEIFFEYKGSKYFIAGKTFFQPPSRAMVTAETNIEVERRRELRFETPALPATIFYTAGMFRKRHIIKGTILNISTKGARIETSEQLEQDISYDVETSFPYRHSKLDFKASFIIKNTGKYRNLYIYGIQFTNMDIVSESNLKRYLFGSKQ
- a CDS encoding serine/threonine protein kinase, whose amino-acid sequence is MEIRVRPGYIIDGYILEEMVGSGGFATVYKARSIEPIPQFYSIIAIKVLHPRRLDRWQIRRFVKEVKMATMLEHPNIVKVFGIRKQEGNYFSFMEFLDTDLLKAIRTKPELFNHENIVEIIKKAGYGLEYIHRNGIIHKDVNPSNILLSYSMDKIKMTDFGLATKKLFFLHHLKQENSPGGGTEGYIAPERMKGLPVDIRSDIYSFGKTIQRVYSELGFEIPENIKYVIDISTKSEPKERFIDMRELLYFLDR
- a CDS encoding histone deacetylase, giving the protein MKILYSEEFLGYREPGHPESPERVKVIKDFLQKKEIGDFISPNPCTEEDILLAHTEELVKKVKENLFYDSDTPNIHNIYYYATLSCGSAINAASIAINGDIAFSLARPPGHHAGRNRLGGFCYFNNMAVAVKKTLKEHRLKIAVVDIDGHHGNGTEEILKGEENIIYISLHQYPAFPGTGISSFSNCYNFPIFPDSTPENYLQKFEKAVDIIKKFSPDLLGISLGLDAHHSDPLLNMPLEDKHYYEMAKKISLITENIFILLEGGYNVNTVGNTCYCFINGLVSERNKK
- a CDS encoding homocysteine S-methyltransferase family protein, encoding MNIEELTKQRRVVITDGSMGTYLEILGYKGKTPELAVIENPDLIRKIHIEYIEAGAQIILTNTFGANGLRLSKKGMYGKITDINSRAVEIAVDAKQGKDTIIAGDIGPTGELLEPYGNLITEEARDVFVQQATILTEAGVDFILLETFQDLEELKVAFSSIRENLNCFVLPSITLTSGDNPKTLMGQGLEDIVKFAEREKIGVLGINCGISSKEMVKVVKKLKDITDIPLWIKPNAGQPYLDKEKVIYPECVEEFVSNCLQMVEDGVRFIGGCCGTTPQYIKLLKAGIDENS
- the priA gene encoding primosomal protein N', with translation MKIVEVVFDIPVDKPFSYLAGKFSENICRGVRVCAPFGKQKKVGLVISVKDITDADINTYKNILSVYDTLPLLNDALFTLSDFISKKYFSSLGQTLFAMIGGLPLKYKHSIISLTNKEDSICQSYSKKYLLFPKDVKRKEIYIKIIQSVQNGSILLLFPEVSLAEEYYREIFNTYRNRVVLFHSELKKDAKIAIWLKMLTEKNLIVIGTRIAVFSPVADIKTIIIDRGNDHAYNEQQTPKYNTFEVAEFRCKFYRIPFIIGETALSIREYLDIHKHNYSSEVHNKEKLPSIYTVFISRKTVDKDISFFATDTVSILEETLLKKGKVAVIHNSKGTSRILRCEKCEYKFPCDTCSYPTVLSEDGKNLLCRFCKTTIPFEKKCPACKSKRVEERVYGIEKIFRVLKTFYPDFKITKFTSGMNTYEDSDIVIGTIAIKKIFMRYRFSLVIIINGESFLNTPDYNSEEKFLITINEIKGLIDNPECKILIQTRSPNLEIYRALVENNPEIFYSKEISVRKQLLYPPFSEMIKIEIKGTRKDVFERKKRLVEEYIKEKGYELFYSGPSFPPVKKGKGIWKYLLRFRDNFDREEIKKLVSELDATVEVNPEQI
- a CDS encoding replication-associated recombination protein A → MKELFETSEKKDTFKNQPLAIRMRPQSISDFVGQTHIMREGKPLRNMIEQDKITSLIFYGPPGCGKTALATIIARHTKNYFHHLNAVTSTVADVREVIAVAEQRLKETGKKTILFLDEIAHFNKLQQDALMKDVEEGTIILIGATTHNPYYYINTPLLSRSTVFQFNPLSEDEVKKILKRAIVDSERGLGNIKIVITEETLSYIAKVSEGDARRALNILELSILSVPSEKGINITYDSVKEIVQNKIIAYDRDEDQHYETISAFIKSMRGSDPDASLYWLAKMIVGGEDPRFIARRMIIFASEDIGNAEPQALSIATNCFYAVDVVGMPEAKIILAQTAIYLSTAPKSNSSYKAIENAIDEIKKERIVDIPEHLTQKGQKKYLYPHNFPEHYVPQIYMPLNKIFYIPSDSGYEKKIKFFLKHIERLKNDYEKRNQKGNTGEKKISG
- a CDS encoding 5-formyltetrahydrofolate cyclo-ligase yields the protein MKSEIRREILERRKYLDENLWIEKSIKVQKTLIEKDFYKNTSSILVYCYFDKEVMTDIIINDALEKNKVVCIPYNEWEAQTFIPSRIYSVEDIDRTKKIPQPFKKNPFPPESIQVAIIPGVAFDIYGSRIGMGKGFFDKFLKIANRDMLKVSLAFDFQVLDKKLPVDIWDQKVDIIITETRVIKTSI
- a CDS encoding flavin reductase family protein, with product MAKKLIYKELTKLIRTKPVILIVTLHPDGTVNAGTFGAYTNLSSDRIGISIWKTSHTCKNIKRTGEFTVNVLTRNIASASEICAEEIPTSKSEIEIAGLTTLPSKKVKTPIVKECVANLECIFEKRIEIGYYNFIIAKCIIGHIEQKFIDIDGGLDVIKAKVIYNIRYPEPLYAVLSKPFKI
- the trxA gene encoding thioredoxin, which codes for MEENKELVENPDYPLHLTDENFEEAIKKYNVIVVDFWASWCMPCKMIAPAIENLAKKLKGKVVFGKLNVDESPSVPSKFNIMSIPTLIVFKDGNVAGTFIGTMPEHILEEKILSVI